The Blastopirellula retiformator genome includes a region encoding these proteins:
- a CDS encoding XylR family transcriptional regulator — protein sequence MERHRVMLIVETSLVYGREVLRGINRYVVANEPWSIYVDLRELVVRPPAWLEKWEGDGIITRSTTPSLAEKLRALKIPTVDLTDIYGNQGLPQIGTNHEAVGKMGAQHLLERGFRHFAFCGFTGHNWSTRRQEGFKAVVTKAGFDFHQYHSPWDTTTALTWDEQQSQIVRWLESLPRPIGIMACNDMRGQHVLDACRRISVAVPEEIAVIGVDNDELVCDLCDPPLSSIMPNPQRIGYEAAAMLDALMRGEEPKQMSKLIEPIGVVTRQSTDVLAIDDPLVASAVKYIRQHACDGISVEDVLKQVPVSRSILERRFRKYIGRSPQSEIRAVQLKRVRQLLRETDLPLERIATLAGYDHPEYMSVVFKRELGQTPGQYRTQNVKGASRRFR from the coding sequence ATGGAACGTCACCGCGTGATGCTGATTGTCGAAACGTCGCTGGTCTACGGACGAGAGGTTTTACGTGGAATTAATCGATACGTCGTGGCGAATGAGCCTTGGTCGATCTACGTCGACCTGCGTGAGCTAGTTGTTCGGCCCCCCGCATGGTTGGAGAAATGGGAAGGGGATGGCATCATCACCCGGTCGACAACGCCGAGTCTGGCTGAGAAACTTCGCGCCCTGAAGATTCCGACGGTCGACCTGACCGACATCTACGGCAATCAGGGATTGCCGCAGATCGGCACCAATCATGAAGCGGTCGGCAAGATGGGCGCCCAGCACCTTCTAGAGAGGGGTTTTCGCCATTTCGCCTTCTGCGGATTTACAGGACATAATTGGTCGACCCGCCGTCAGGAGGGGTTCAAGGCGGTTGTCACGAAGGCCGGCTTCGACTTCCACCAGTATCACTCTCCCTGGGACACGACGACTGCGCTAACCTGGGACGAACAACAAAGCCAGATCGTCCGTTGGCTCGAATCGCTGCCGCGGCCGATTGGGATCATGGCCTGTAACGACATGCGGGGGCAGCATGTGCTGGACGCTTGTCGTCGGATCAGCGTGGCGGTGCCGGAAGAGATTGCTGTGATCGGCGTCGACAATGACGAGCTGGTCTGCGACCTCTGCGACCCGCCGCTATCAAGCATCATGCCCAATCCGCAGCGGATCGGATACGAAGCGGCGGCGATGTTGGACGCTTTGATGCGCGGCGAAGAGCCGAAGCAGATGAGCAAGCTGATCGAACCAATCGGCGTGGTGACCCGCCAATCGACCGACGTGCTGGCGATCGATGATCCGTTGGTCGCCTCGGCGGTGAAGTACATTCGCCAACACGCGTGCGACGGTATCTCGGTCGAAGATGTGCTGAAGCAGGTCCCGGTCTCGCGCAGCATTCTCGAGCGTCGCTTCCGCAAATACATCGGCCGTTCGCCGCAGTCCGAAATCCGCGCCGTCCAGCTGAAACGAGTGCGGCAACTCCTCCGCGAAACCGACCTGCCGCTCGAACGGATCGCCACCCTCGCCGGCTACGATCACCCGGAATACATGAGCGTGGTCTTCAAACGCGAACTGGGCCAAACGCCGGGACAGTATCGCACGCAGAATGTGAAAGGCGCGTCGCGGCGGTTTCGGTAG